The DNA window GTCACCAGGTTCGTGGAATCCGAACAACTCAAACACCATAGAATTGAGGTAACCTTTGCGATTGTTGCTGCTcattgcatgcatgcatgtagtTTTACATGGGATTTTATGCTGCCATGTTTTTTGCTTGTAACTCTTCTCTGCTTCTTTGAAACTACAAGTAAATTCATGGACTGACTTGGAAATTAATAACCGTTTTTGTTCAATTCACTATTTAACGTTCAATTCCTTGTCATTTACAAAGGAATTTCCCTTGTTTTAGTCTTTACAGTAATATTAATTGTTGCATGACAGAAACATTAACACTAAGAAGATTGCCAGAGAAAATAATTGTTGCATTGGATCTTATGTCCTCATGTTTTTGCTGGTAACTATATGTAAATTCAGAGACTGACTTGGGagttaataacaaaaattaataaccgTGTTTGGGTAGTTGAAATAAAGTATCGTCCCAGGAATAGCCTTTCAGTTCTGAGACGTCAAACAAAGGCAGCTAGCTGGAAGCAGTATTAATTAATCAGCTAACCTCTCTCCCAGATTGCTGCAATTTCATAGCTTGTGTGGAATCCAACAAACCCTTTGTTAAATAGAGGTATAGCTACCTcttctttgcttctttcttgttttaatttcatgtctTTACTCATAACAATAATTTGAAAGCTTTATGTTCAGATAAACATCATTGATGAGTTTATTGAGTTAATTCCTTGCATGTCTTCTAGAACAAGATCATTCTATTTTAGAATGCGGAAAGAAAAACGCAAACAAtccaaagatgaagaaaatgattcatcctcgcgaaagagaagaaaagctgACCTCAGTAAGCTTTTTAAATGCTATTGTTTTATGCTCTCTGGTTGTTAAACTTGAAGTATTAGGTGAAACTCAATGAATGGATGATTTTCTTACCTTACTCTCTAATAGTACTTGCGTTGAAATTCCTACTCAGCACATTCAAATGTATTGTCTTTGATGATCACTTCACATGTATCCCTTACTAGTTATAATTGCAAGATAGCAGATACCTCCTGCAATCGCTGcattgctaattaattaatcgtGCCTTAATTTCTGCAGCTGCCATGACAGAGCCAGATTCTTCTCGATCTAGACCACAATGGGCCTATGATGTCTTTTTGAGTTTTAGAGGAAAAGATACTCGCAAGACATTTACAGATCATCTATATACTGCCTTGGTTCAAGCAGGAATCCACACTTTTCGAGATGATGATGAACTTCCTAGAGGAGAAGAAATCTCCCAACATCTCCTCGAGgcaattcaagaatcaaagaTATGTATAGTGGTCTTCTCAAAAGGATATGCTTCTTCTAGATGGTGTCTTGATGAACTTGTGGAGATTCTGAAGTGCAAATATAGGAAAACTGGTCAGATTGCTCTTCCTATATTCTATGACATTGATCCTTCAGATGTGAGAAAACAGACTGGCAGTTTTGCAGAAGCATTTGTTAAACATGAAGAACGTTCTGAAGAGAAGGTGAAGGAGTGGAGAGAAGCTCTTGAAGAGGCAGGAAATCTATCTGGATGGAATCTCAAAGATATGACAAATGGGTATGCCTTTTCTCTATATGGAgtcattatattatatatttatatatggagtcattatattatatattttacaatgtgaaacaataaaatactttttgaaCATACTTAATTCTCTCGCTATTAACTTGCTTTTGTCTATGAACAGGCATGAAGCAAAATTTATCCAACATATTATCAAGGAAGTGTGGAATAAATTGTCTCCCAAGGACATGAATGTTGGTACTCACCCAGTAGGTATTGATCCCCTTGTCAACGAAATCAGAGACTTCGTAAGTAATGGAACAGAGAAGGTTTGCATTGTGGGCATACATGGGATGCCCGGAATAGGAAAGACGACTATAGCAAAAGAAGTATTTGATAAACTCTGCGATGAATTCGAGGGaagctcttttcttttgaatgtcaaagaaaaatcagaatCTAAGGATATGGTTCTTTTACAGAAACAActtcttcatgatattttaagaCAAAATACTGAGAAGATCAATAATGTTGATAGAGGAAAGGTTCTGATTAAAGAACGACTTCCGCACAAAAgagttcttgttgttgttgacgATGTGGCTCGTCCAGACCAACTACTTGATTTGATGGGAGAGCCAAGTTGGTTAGGCCCTGGAAGTAGGGTAATAATTACAACTAGAGATGAAAGCTTACTTCTTGAAGCTGATCAAAGATACCAGGTTCAAGAGTTGAACCGGGATAACTCCCTTCAGCTTTTCTGTAGGCATGCGTTTAGGGACACCAAGCCAGCAAAAGATTATGTTGAGCTTTCGAATGATGTAGTTGAATACTGTGGAGGACTTCCTTTAGCTCTTAAGGTTTTAGGTTCTTGTTTGTATGGGAAAAACCAAGCTAGATGGGAATCTGTAATTGACAGATTGAGAAAATTTCCAAACAGTGAAATTCAGAAAAAACTTAGAATAAGTTTTGACACACTGGATGAATCTACACTAAAGAATACATTTCTTGATATTGCATGCTTCTTTATTGGTAGAAAGAAAGAATACGTAGCAAAAGTGCTAGAAGGACGTTATGGTTACAATCCAGAAGATGATTTCGGAACTCTCATTGAACGGTCTCTGATTAAAGTTGATGATTCTGGAACGATAGGCATGCATGATCTATTACGAGGGATGGGAAGGGAGATCGTTAAGGAAGAGTCACCTGAAAATCCTGCGCAAAGGAGCAGAATTTGGAGTCAAGAGGATGCGTGGATAGTACTCAAGATGCAGATGGTAAGCACTCAATGCATACAGAAAAGCACATTCATTTGTATCTTTATTGTCAAACTTATTACAAACAATCATATGAAAGttctattgattttgttttcttttttagggaACAGAAGTTGTAAAGGGCCTTACACTGGATGTGAGAAGATCAGAAGACAAATCACTAAGCACTGGATCATTtacaaaaatgaaattgttaaaattactCCAAATCAATGGCGTAGAACTCACCGGGTCTTTCGAACGGCTTTCTAAAGTGTTGACGTGGATTTGTTGGCTTGAATGTCCTTTGGAATTTTTGCCATCCGATTTTACACTAGACTACCTAGTTGTTATTGATATGCGGTACAGTAACATCAGAGAActatggaaggaaaaaaaggtaCAGAAGATATCAAAATGTCCAAAAATTTATCTgttatgtaatttatatttacaagTTACAACTTTTGATGATtacttctttattattttcctcATTGTCCTGACAGATTCTCAACAAACTAAAGATTCTTGATCTCAGTTATTCAAAAAACCTTGTTAAAACACCAAACATGCACAGTTTAAATTTAGAGAAACTACTGCTTGAAGGTTGCTCAAGTTTAGTTGAGATACATCAATGTATTGGACATTCAAAGTCTCTTGTAAGTTTGAATATTTCGGGATGTTCACAACTTCAGAAGCTGCCAGAGTGCATGGGTGATATTGAGTGCTTCACTGAGCTTCTAGCAGATGGAATTAACAACGAGCAATTTCTCTCTTCAGTTGAACATTTGAGGTGCGTGAGGAAGTTGTCATTGCGCGGACACTGGGACTGGAACTGGAACTTACCATATTGGCCTTCACCAAATTCTTCTTGGATTCCAGCTTTTCTGCTAACTCCAACTTCCACTATTTGGAGATTATTGGGAAAGCTAAAACTTGGTTATGGTTTGTCTGAACGGGCAACTAATTCTGTTGATTTTGGAGGTTTATCCTCTCTCGAAGAATTGGATTTATCAGGAAACAATTTCTTCAGCCTGCCTTCTGGCATTGGCATCCTTTCTAAGCTGCGGCTTTTGACCGTTCAGGAATGCCGAAATCTTGTATCAATCCCAGAGCTCCCCTCAAATTTAGAACATTTGGATGCATTTGGTTGCCAATCAATGCAATGGGTAAGACTAACAatccaagcaaaaaaaaatctaaatctggATCTGTTTTGTTGTCCGGATTTAATAGAGATTCAAGGCATGGAAGGTCTAAGTAATCATGGCTGGATTATTTCCCAAGTTACCAAGAGCaagttatcaaataattataagaaaagtcTTGTTGAGGTACTACTTCTGTCTCTCTTGCACACAAATAAGCACACAATGGGCACATACTAAATATTCATGAATTAATTGATGTCAAATATTCAGCATTCCttgaaatcaatatatatacagGCATTGTGCTATGGTGGTTACGGGTATCATATTCTCTTCAATCATTGTTATACGTTCAGCCACAGAGATAAGTTCACTATGATTCCAAATTGGTTCAGCTACAGTGGAAAAGGAACTTCATTATCATTTCATATACCTCCAGTTTTCCAAGGCTTGGTCGTTGGGGTTGCCTGTCAATGCTTGTTAGGTCATTTTGAAACTGCCAAATtgggtataaaaaataaaagcaacggTATTCAATTGTTTGAAGCAAAGGTATGCGATTTTGCCAGTAGAAATTGGGTGAGATACATAAGTATAAGTGAGATGGCAATGAAAGAATATTCTGGAGATGAGGGATTGGAACTGTTCGTGGAAGTTCGGGACAAATTCCTGGAGATGATAGAATACGCTGAAGTGTTTGAATGTGGGATACATGTGATAGTTGAAAAGACAGATTCATTTGAAGGGTCAGAGTGGGATCATGAGTCTGAAGTTGGAAGAGATAGAGTAATACCTGCACCGCCATATCTGTCTCAAAATGCGCTGTACAATTCCATTGAGATTGACGGCAAGCAAGGTCAGagtaatttatcaaaatatgcAGAGGATCGGCTTCTTGAGGTACTATTTCTGTCTCTCTTGCACGGAATTGGCgcgcacacatatatatagcatgcatatatgtgtatatatatattaatcagaGTCTAAAATCTCAGCATTCCTTgaattcaatatttatgcagAGAATCTTCGATTATCATTATCTTAGACCCTTCGATTATTCGATGATTCCAAAATGTTTCCGCTACCGTGGAGAAGGATGTTCATTATCATTTCGTATACCTCTAGTTTTCGAAGGCTTGGTCATTTGGGCTGTCTGTTCAGGTGGTGGGCGTCAAGAATTCAAggctattataaaaaataaaagcaacggTATTCAATTGTTCGAAGCTACTCATGCAAGACCCTATTTCCGTAGTAGGTGGGTAAGATTCATAAGTAAACGTGAGATGGCAATGGAAAAATATTGTGGAGATGATGAATTGGAACTACATGTGATATTGAGGTCCAAAAAGAGTATAGTGGTACGATGTGGGATCCATGTGATAGAGGCATATCCATATGAACGGAGCATCTACGATCAAACTCCAGCGTTGGATCATGACATTGACTACTACGAGACTTCATTTGAAGGGTCAGGGTTGGATCATGAGATTGACAACCAAGAGTCCGGAGTTGAAAGCGATAGAACGATACCTTCACCACCATATCATCTGCTTCATCATCCCCGTCATGGTTCAATGAGATTTTCTACAAGGCAGCAGTGGAAAGCTTTTTTGATTCGGGCG is part of the Populus trichocarpa isolate Nisqually-1 chromosome 7, P.trichocarpa_v4.1, whole genome shotgun sequence genome and encodes:
- the LOC7469539 gene encoding disease resistance protein Roq1, producing MRKEKRKQSKDEENDSSSRKRRKADLTAMTEPDSSRSRPQWAYDVFLSFRGKDTRKTFTDHLYTALVQAGIHTFRDDDELPRGEEISQHLLEAIQESKICIVVFSKGYASSRWCLDELVEILKCKYRKTGQIALPIFYDIDPSDVRKQTGSFAEAFVKHEERSEEKVKEWREALEEAGNLSGWNLKDMTNGHEAKFIQHIIKEVWNKLSPKDMNVGTHPVGIDPLVNEIRDFVSNGTEKVCIVGIHGMPGIGKTTIAKEVFDKLCDEFEGSSFLLNVKEKSESKDMVLLQKQLLHDILRQNTEKINNVDRGKVLIKERLPHKRVLVVVDDVARPDQLLDLMGEPSWLGPGSRVIITTRDESLLLEADQRYQVQELNRDNSLQLFCRHAFRDTKPAKDYVELSNDVVEYCGGLPLALKVLGSCLYGKNQARWESVIDRLRKFPNSEIQKKLRISFDTLDESTLKNTFLDIACFFIGRKKEYVAKVLEGRYGYNPEDDFGTLIERSLIKVDDSGTIGMHDLLRGMGREIVKEESPENPAQRSRIWSQEDAWIVLKMQMGTEVVKGLTLDVRRSEDKSLSTGSFTKMKLLKLLQINGVELTGSFERLSKVLTWICWLECPLEFLPSDFTLDYLVVIDMRYSNIRELWKEKKILNKLKILDLSYSKNLVKTPNMHSLNLEKLLLEGCSSLVEIHQCIGHSKSLVSLNISGCSQLQKLPECMGDIECFTELLADGINNEQFLSSVEHLRCVRKLSLRGHWDWNWNLPYWPSPNSSWIPAFLLTPTSTIWRLLGKLKLGYGLSERATNSVDFGGLSSLEELDLSGNNFFSLPSGIGILSKLRLLTVQECRNLVSIPELPSNLEHLDAFGCQSMQWVRLTIQAKKNLNLDLFCCPDLIEIQGMEGLSNHGWIISQVTKSKLSNNYKKSLVEALCYGGYGYHILFNHCYTFSHRDKFTMIPNWFSYSGKGTSLSFHIPPVFQGLVVGVACQCLLGHFETAKLGIKNKSNGIQLFEAKVCDFASRNWVRYISISEMAMKEYSGDEGLELFVEVRDKFLEMIEYAEVFECGIHVIVEKTDSFEGSEWDHESEVGRDRVIPAPPYLSQNALYNSIEIDGKQGQSNLSKYAEDRLLERIFDYHYLRPFDYSMIPKCFRYRGEGCSLSFRIPLVFEGLVIWAVCSGGGRQEFKAIIKNKSNGIQLFEATHARPYFRSRWVRFISKREMAMEKYCGDDELELHVILRSKKSIVVRCGIHVIEAYPYERSIYDQTPALDHDIDYYETSFEGSGLDHEIDNQESGVESDRTIPSPPYHLLHHPRHGSMRFSTRQQWKAFLIRASVWMNVLDWWGYPMLFTEHIRLAAFAVAWNGARQIRKVGVSLDVIHSALVNCKRFLLKALQEISNLACGFKVLGLKFYGGRWRVEIDIGNLGWSAIGQVNYIGSNVHVVVVLLDKSLYQIFPFPDLCVVQSHMGGMRRKRRREKKRGGHLGLEGAAGLGSRPKLVAASVEESVLLLPILEKEENENGGAGGLLPLWRKKEKQSVERDKCGGEGGGQAGGDSGGVAERKRLPELATLGRRQGRCHINRPERTILGDRGVSGDHFGACVVNFDGHIRH